A genomic stretch from Limnobacter thiooxidans includes:
- the metK gene encoding methionine adenosyltransferase produces the protein MSNDFFFTSESVSEGHPDKVADQISDAVLDAILEQDPKARVAAETLTNTGLVVMAGEITTTAQVNYIDVARETLKKIGYDNGDFGIDYKSCAVMVCYDRQSPDIAQGVDKAHDNDLNQGAGDQGLMFGYAVNETRELMPLAISLSHQLVQRQSLLRKDGRLPWLRPDAKSQVTIKYVDGKPYCIDTVVLSTQHSPDIELATLREAVIEEVIKPVLPKELIKGDINFLVNPTGRFVIGGPQGDCGLTGRKIIVDTYGGAAPHGGGAFSGKDPSKVDRSAAYAGRYVAKNIVAAGLAEKCLVQVSYAIGVARPTSIMVNTFGTGKIDDAAITELVSAHFDLRPKGIVQMLDLLRPIYAKTAAYGHFGREEPEFTWERTDKADTLKAAAGI, from the coding sequence ATGTCAAACGACTTTTTCTTCACATCTGAATCCGTTTCTGAAGGCCACCCCGACAAAGTCGCCGACCAAATTTCAGATGCCGTTTTAGATGCAATTCTCGAACAAGACCCCAAAGCCCGTGTGGCTGCCGAAACACTGACCAACACTGGCTTGGTGGTGATGGCCGGTGAAATCACGACCACCGCCCAGGTCAATTACATTGATGTGGCCCGTGAAACCCTGAAGAAAATCGGCTACGACAACGGTGACTTCGGCATTGATTACAAAAGCTGTGCCGTCATGGTTTGCTACGACCGCCAAAGCCCGGACATCGCCCAAGGTGTGGACAAAGCCCATGACAACGACCTGAACCAGGGTGCCGGCGACCAAGGCTTGATGTTTGGATATGCGGTAAATGAAACCCGTGAATTGATGCCTTTGGCCATTAGCCTCTCCCACCAGCTGGTACAGCGTCAAAGCCTGCTGCGCAAGGATGGCCGTTTGCCCTGGCTGCGCCCGGATGCCAAATCACAAGTGACCATCAAGTATGTAGACGGCAAGCCCTACTGCATCGATACAGTGGTGCTATCGACCCAGCATTCACCTGACATCGAATTGGCCACCCTGCGTGAAGCCGTGATCGAGGAAGTGATCAAACCCGTGTTGCCGAAAGAGCTGATCAAGGGCGACATCAACTTCCTGGTCAACCCCACAGGCCGATTTGTAATTGGTGGCCCACAGGGCGATTGCGGCTTAACTGGCCGCAAGATCATTGTTGACACCTACGGCGGCGCAGCCCCTCATGGTGGCGGTGCGTTTTCCGGCAAAGACCCGTCCAAGGTAGACCGCTCTGCCGCCTACGCAGGCCGTTATGTGGCGAAAAACATCGTGGCAGCAGGCTTGGCCGAGAAATGTCTGGTGCAGGTCAGCTATGCCATTGGTGTGGCGCGCCCCACTTCGATCATGGTCAACACCTTTGGTACCGGCAAGATTGACGATGCGGCAATTACCGAGTTGGTCAGCGCACACTTTGACCTACGTCCCAAGGGCATTGTTCAGATGCTGGATCTGCTGCGCCCGATTTATGCGAAAACAGCAGCGTATGGCCACTTTGGCCGCGAAGAGCCAGAATTCACATGGGAACGCACCGACAAGGCCGATACGCTAAAAGCGGCTGCAGGTATTTAA